One part of the Pseudopipra pipra isolate bDixPip1 chromosome 3, bDixPip1.hap1, whole genome shotgun sequence genome encodes these proteins:
- the LOC135410914 gene encoding cullin-9-like isoform X2 codes for MPQPPLPSSYFPSVSAGTSAAMVNEKHNGNLLVQLGPKLQAHPEKLLRQRRGHNDRLEYLIQWSVISLEERAVGGSSASCAETKPENISMWMSAEEVCASCPALLGKRKLEGLWMKEEKAPSPLAADVPLDEAALLEMKADVRSLVQRAMRQLAKAGTPKCSILNTVHVLSAYAGIGSLAGAFRETGALDVLMKMLCHWEKQIRHSAGKMLRTLALQDAESRAYVLLSLSQQDGIEQHMDFDSRCTLLELFAEITSSEEQCMSFEGIHLPQIPGKLLFVLVKRYLCVTSLLDKLSGGVEQGEEQQGCSVPSLLPEERSRVKQEFEFSMAMANLISELVHAMGWNHNHKPELSPRQELRPRTTRSIFQQKTPATTAAEAAPISPPKEPITFKTRSAFPSRSSYVEYVQANLTCGMRVRMLEDYEQVSAGDEGEFRRSNDGMPPVQVYWQALGCTYWVHWHMVEMIGPSEQKELEGQEKVNNLTQKHRLRAVAQPFLCKPLGGLYSLPYLGQPLTKAAEALSRAEWWELLFFVKKLEAQEQKEITFLIQHDQGEQVDEEALIRLSVPVELAQKVLQVLEKRCQGSTLRDLRGCRVYARYFLSRGAEQDGGGSTAVSSEGSGCRSIGREATMAKAAKEDLSATAVPPQAPSVAVKSDSQLFSELLRSEGLCFPEVTEEQIRVLGSTKGVSESGSLAEIAAMVDVIESSSSAVGLRLVGLKQILKILEEEPKSEQQVGTAQGRLGTGSAGEKLVQVAVELLSTEVAEKALVAVTLRLLAVLMAQHDWRVPFATEGGVRAVLACMQQHSSSALVQQAGLAALKVLVGAADGEPGGGKSLSWNHADVQMMREIFASIGSASSEGSASLLSTIPAALSTMQRVPGGSSGVQNGLLVVNMLMDGHRGLAEQLASCDLPAVLQSCWRDGQSSGCPHAVLALRAINRLAEHGLPLGLKAAGREVPLDLKGVQMLLGSLEDGALSKEVVVALERQLCGEGPVPSGQVAQLLQDHSCFRLLLRSLELLGVEKAVSLSILRILNKFLDSYQEDVLPWHECVEPCVSSLSAHSSSWEVLQEVVGFLHRLATASKDCVVVMCHVGTHEALSKALEKHSVAPSLAPALLNLVTDCEKYTSLYKKLTTRILAGCIQLVLGQIEEHRRSHQPITIPFFDVFLQNLCRVSSLEVKEDKCWEKVQVSSNPHQASKLTDRNPKTYWESNGSTGSHFITVHMQCGVVIREMSMLVASEDSSYMPSRVVVLGGDSPATIRTELNTVTILPLDSRVILLENMTRFWPIIQIRVKRCQQGGIDTRVRGIEVLGPKPTFWPVFKEQLCRRTFLSCTAQAHAWGQEICRDRGQLLQLFGRLNRALQHEQGFADRFLPDDEAAWALGRTCWEALVNPLVQSITSPDPDGISPLAWLLREYLESVEPPHRARGHRAAFGSCVRRLTQLLVHVDPDGPEPEETRAAGGKAGKNKEVPARAAKGVVEKSSGLWGISQCWRGVVQQQVQQFLEAAGQVPDLAEQYCGLYQRLRSATEELFGQQAAFMLALGQGFAGALLQLSFLTALHVSEQFARYLDVQIQELRRAAQGSTGPLERLQQFLEPFVVFGGLELAHSFEHFYRHYLGDRLLTQGPSWLEGGIVEQIGLCFPSRFPQDMLSNLAESEELQRQFCLFQLQEQDKRLLELDTGLDEVLETASVADVPEVKVLALSSRCWPVSPLCYMDNPGRFFSATLSSPLDEFADFCRQSQSQLGWECTKPQRLQWTWLGHAELQFGDCVLHVSTLQMYILLCFNSAEEVAVEALLQATGLPADLVHHALTPLTHGQGVLVQSCTLGGALRLNQVALAQASGRHLRLLPQQRYLRTERAEVSALERKRNVLCCLITRILKVEKQLHVDNLVFRVIDACQKGELGPGVQFLSFCCHSVDVLSCVLHLLNQGYLRRQEGRPHVLEYISAEPTTPPTSQVQPQVAFQTVEIKMASSLASAEKRKAFSTFR; via the exons ATGCCTCAACCACCTCTCCCCAGCTCCTACTTCCCCTCTGTCTCTGCAGGCACATCTGCTGCCATGGTGAATGAGAAGCACAATGGCAACCTGCTTGTGCAGCTGGGACCCAAACTGCAGGCCCACCCGGAGAAGCTGCTCCGGCAGCGTCGAGGCCACAACGACAGGCTTGAATACCTGATCCAGTGGAGTGTGATTAGCTTGGAAGAGAGAGCAGTGGGAGGCAGCAGTGCCTCCTGTGCAGAGACCAAGCCGGAGAACATCTCGATGTGGATGTCTGCAGAAGAGGTCTGTGCcagctgcccagcactgctgggcaagAGGAAGCTGGAAGGGCTGTGGATGAAAGAGGAGAAGGCACCAAGTCCGTTGGCTGCAGATGTCCCGCTGGACGAAGCCGCGCTGCTGGAGATGAAGGCTGATGTCAGGAGCCTGGTGCAGCGAGCCATGCGGCAGTTGGCCAAGGCCGGGACGCCCAAGTGCTCCATCCTGAACACTGTGCACGTGCTGAGCGCCTACGCCGGCATTGGCTCTCTGGCGGGTGCCTTCAGGGAGACGGGAGCCCTGGACGTGCTGATGAAGATGCTGTGCCACTGGGAGAAGCAGATCCGCCACAGTGCCGGCAAGATGCTGCGGACCCTGGCTTTGCAGGATGCAG AGAGCCGGGCCTATGtcctgctgtccctgagccagcaggATGGCATTGAGCAGCACATGGACTTTGACAGTCGCTGCACCTTGCTGGAGCTGTTTGCTGAGATAACATCCTCTGAAGAGCAGTGCATGTCCTTTGAGGGGATTCACCTTCCACAG AtccctgggaagctgctgtttgTCCTGGTGAAGCGCTACCTGTGTGTCACTTCTCTCCTGGACAAGCTGAGCGGTGgtgtggagcagggagaggagcagcaggggtGCTCTGTACCCAGCCTGCTCCCTGAGGAGAGGAGCCGTGTGAAGCAGGAGTTTGAGTTCAGCATGGCCATGGCAAACCTCATCTCGGAGCTGGTGCACGCGATGGGCTGGAACCACAACCACAAGCCAGAGCTGTCGCCCCGACAGGAGCTCCGGCCTCGCACCACCCGCTCCATCTTCCAGCAAAAGACTCCAGCCACCACTGCTGCTGAAGCAGCCCCTATTTCCCCACCAAAAGAGCCCATCACCTTCAAGACACGCTCAGCCTTCCCGAGCCGCAGCAGCTACGTGGAGTACGTGCAGGCGAACCTCACATGCGGCATGCGAGTGCGCATGCTGGAGGACTATGAGCAGGTCAGCGCGGGTGACGAGGGCGAATTCCGCCGCAGCAACGACGGCATGCCACCCGTGCAG GTATACTGGCAAGCCCTGGGCTGTACATACTGGGTTCACTGGCACATGGTTGAGATGATTGGCCCTTCAGAGCAAAAGGAACTTGAGGGCCAGGAGAAGGTGAACAACCTGACACAAAAACACAGACTGAGAGCAG tTGCACAGCCATTTTTGTGCAAGCCCTTGGGAGGTCTGTACTCCCTGCCTTACCTGGGGCAGCCGCTGACCAAGGCTGCAGAGGCCCTGAGCCGTGCCGAGTGGTGggagctgctcttctttgtgAAGAAGCTGGAAGCACAGGAGCAGAAAGAGATCACCTTTCTCATCCAGCATGACCAGGGAGAGCAG GTGGATGAAGAAGCCCTGATCCGGCTGTCGGTACCTGTGGAGCTGGCCCAGAAGGTGCTGCAGGTCTTGGAGAAGCGATGCCAGGGCAGCACTCTGCGTGACCTGCGTGGCTGCCGCGTCTATGCCAGATACTTCCTCAGTAGGGGAGCTGAGCAGGATGGTGGGGGAAGCACTGCAGTGTCCTCAgagggcagtggctgcaggagtATTGGCCGTGAAGCCACGATGGCCAAGGCAGCAAAGGAAGACCTTTCTGCAACTGCAGTGCCGCCCCAAGCCCCCAGTGTGGCAGTGAAGTCCGATTCCCAGCTGTTCAGCGAGCTCCTTAGGAGTGAagggctgtgcttcccagaGGTGACGGAGGAGCAGATCAGAG TGTTGGGCAGCACCAAAGGGGTGAGCGAGAGCGGCTCGCTGGCCGAGATTGCAGCCATGGTGGACGTGATcgagagcagcagctcagcgGTGGGGCTGCGCTTAGTTGGGCTCAAGCAAATCTTGAAGATCCTGGAAGAGGAGCCCAAGTCCGAGCAGCAAgttggcacagcccagggcaggctggggaCCGGGAGTGCTGG GGAGAAGCTGGTGCAAGTGgcagtggagctgctgagcACTGAGGTGGCAGAGAAGGCGCTGGTGGCGGTGACGCTGCGGCTGCTGGCCGTGCTGATGGCACAGCACGACTGGCGTGTGCCGTTTGCCACGGAGGGTGGCGTGCGGGCCGTGCTGGCCTGcatgcagcagcacagctcctccgCCCTGGTGCAGCAGGCTGGCCTGGCG GCCCTGAAGGTGCTGGTGGGAGCTGCAGATGGTGAGCCAGGAGGTGGGAAGTCCTTGTCCTGGAACCATGCTGACGTGCAGATGATGCGGGAGATCTTTGCCAGCATCGGCTCTGCCTCCAGCGAGGGCTCTGCCAGTCTGCTGAGTACTATCCCTGCTGCCCTGAGCACCATGCAGAGGGTCCCAGG GGGCTCCTCAGGAGTGCAGAACGGCTTGCTGGTGGTGAACATGCTGATGGATGGGCACCGGGGCCTTGCGGAGCAGCTGGCGAGTTGCGACCTCCCGGcggtgctgcagagctgctggagggatGGGCAGAGCAGCGGCTGCCCTCATGCGGTGCTGGCCCTTCGTGCCATCAACCGCCTCGCAGAGCACGGGCTGCCCCTGGGCCTGAAGGCAGCAG GCAGAGAAGTCCCACTGGACCTGAAGGGTGTGCAGATGCTTCTGGGCAGCCTGGAGGATGGCGCTTTGTccaaggaggtggtggtggCCCTGGAACGGCAGCTCTGCGGTGAAGGCCCTGTCCCCTCTGGGCAGGtggcccagctgctgcaggaccaCAGCTGCTTCAGGCTGCTGCTGCgcagcttggagctgctgggggtggAGAAGGCTGTGAGCCTGAGCATCCTCAG GATCCTGAACAAGTTCCTGGACAGTTATCAGGAGGATGTGCTGCCCTGGCACGAGTGTGTGGAGCCCTGTGTGTCCTCCCTGAGcgcccacagcagcagctgggag gtgctgcaggaggtCGTTGGCTTCCTGCACCGCCTGGCCACTGCCAGCAAGGACTGTGTGGTGGTGATGTGCCACGTGGGCACCCACGAGGCTCTGTCCAAAGCCCTGGAAAAGCACAGTGTGGCTCCGTCGCTGGCGCCAGCCCTGCTCAACCTGGTGACGGACTGTGAGAAGTACACCAGCCTCTACAAGAAGCTGACGACCAGAATCTTGGCTGGCTGCATCCAG CTGGTCCTGGGGCAGATTGAGGAGCACCGCCGGAGTCACCAGCCCATCACCATACCCTTCTTTGATGTCTTCCTGCAAAACCTGTGCCGAG TGTCCAGCCTGGAGGTGAAGGAAGACAAGTGTTGGGAGAAGGTGCAGGTCTCCTCCAACCCGCACCAGGCCAGCAAGCTCACGGACAGGAACCCCAAGACATACTGGGAGTCAAATGGCAGCACTGGCTCCCACTTCATCACTGTGCACATGCAGTGTGGTGTGGTGATCAG ggagatGAGCATGCTGGTGGCCAGTGAGGACTCCAGCTATATGCCATCCCGCGTCGTGGTGCTGggtggggacagccctgccaCCATCAGAACGGAGCTCAACACA GTTACCATCCTGCCATTGGACAGCAGAGTGATCCTGCTGGAGAACATGACCCGCTTCTGGCCCATCATCCAGATCCGGGTGAAGCGGTGCCAGCAG GGTGGCATTGACACACGTGTGCGTGGCATCGAGGTGCTGGGTCCCAAGCCCACTTTCTGGCCCGTCTTCAAGGAGCAGCTGTGCCGGCGGACATTTCtctcctgcactgctcaggCTCACGCCTGGGGCCAGGAGATCTGCCGGGACCGGGGGCAACTGCTGCAACTCTTTGGCAG ACTGAACCGGGCGCTGCAGCACGAGCAGGGCTTCGCTGACCGCTTCCTTCCTGATGAcgaggcagcctgggcattgGGCAGGACGTGCTGGGAGGCCCTGGTGAACCCCTTGGTGCAGAGCATCACTAGCCCAG ACCCTGATGGCATCAGTCCCCTGGCCTGGCTGCTGAGGGAGTACCTGGAGAGTGTGGAGCCGCCCCACCGTGCCAGGGGACACAGGGCTGCCTTTGGATCCTGTGTGCGGCGCCTGACCCAGCTCCTGGTGCACGTGGACCCTGATGGCCCAGAGCCAGAGGAGACAAGAGCAGCTG GTGGGAAGGCGGGGAAGAACAAGGAGGTGCCGGCCAGGGCTGCGAAGGGAGTGGTGGAGAAGTCGAGTGGCCTGTGGGGAATCTCTCAGTGCTGGCGTGGCGTGGTGCAGCAGCAG GTACAGCAGTtcctggaggcagcagggcaggtgcCAGACCTTGCAGAGCAATACTGCGGGCTGTACCAGCGCCTGCGCAGTGCCACAGAGGAGCTCTTTGGGCAGCAGGCCGCCTTCATGCTGGCCCTGGGCCAGGGCTTTGcaggggctttgctgcagctctCCTTCCTGACTGCCCTGCAC GTGAGTGAGCAGTTTGCCCGCTACCTTGATGTGCAGATCCAGGAGctccgcagggcagcacagggcagcacagggccGCTGGAGCGGCTGCAGCAGTTCTTGGAGCCCTTTGTCGTCTTCGGTGGCCTGGAGCTCGCCCACAGCTTCGAGCACTTCTACAG GCACTACCTGGGGGACCGGCTCCTGACACAAGGGCCGTCTTGGCTGGAAGGAGGCATCGTGGAGCAGATCGGGCTGTGCTTCCCCAGCCGCTTTCCCCAAGATATGCTGAGCAACTTGGCTGAGTCAGAGGAGCTCCAGCGGCAGTTCTGCCTcttccagctgcaggagcaggataagcggctgctggagctggacaCGGGCCTGGATGAG GTGCTGGAGACAGCCTCGGTGGCAGATGTGCCAGAGGTGAAGGTGCTGGCCCTGTCCTCACGCTGCTGGCCTGTTTCCCCACTCTGTTACATGGATAACCCTGGGAGATTTTTCTCGGCAACGCTGAGCTCCCCCCTGGATGAGTTTGCTGACTTCTGCCGGCAGA GCCAgagccagctgggctgggagtgcACGAAGCCCCAGCGATTGCAGTGGACGTGGCTGGGCCACGCTGAGCTGCAGTTTGGAGACTGTGTCCTCCACGTGTCCACGCTACAGATGTACATCCTGCTGTGCTTCAACAGTGCTGAG gaggtggcTGTGGAGGCCCTGCTGCAGGCTACAGGGCTCCCTGCTGACCTGGTGCACCACGCGCTGACACCGCTGACCCACGGCCAGGGCGTCCTGGTGCAGAGCTGCACACTGGGAG GTGCACTGCGGCTGAACCAGGTAGCCCTGGCCCAGGCCTCTGGCCGCCACCTGAggctgctgcctcagcagaGGTACCTGCGGACAGAGAGGGCTGAGGTGAGCGCcctggaaaggaagaggaacGTCCTCTGCTGCCTCATCACCCGCATCCTCAAGGTGGAGAAGCAGCTCCACGTTGACAACCTGGTGTTCAGG GTGATTGATGCCTGTCAAAAGGGTGAACTGGGGCCAGGTGTGCAGTTTCTGAGCTTCTGCTGCCACAGCGTGGATGTGCTGTCCTGTGTCCTCCACCTGTTGAACCAGGGCTATCTCCGGCGCCAGGAGGGGAGGCCTCATGTCTTGGAATACATCTCTGCTGAACCCACAACACCCCCCACTTCCCAGGTCCAGCCACAGGTTGCCTTCCAGACTGTAGAGATCAAGATGGCATCAAGCCTGGCCTCTGCCGAAAAGAGAAAGGCATTTTCCACATTCAGGTAG